In Methanooceanicella nereidis, one genomic interval encodes:
- a CDS encoding XTP/dITP diphosphatase produces MERPKLYFVTTNAGKFREAEHLFKENFDVEQVNMPYPELQDNDLGKIAAYGAKYCAEELKKPVMVEDSGLFIDALNGFPGPYSSYVQKTVGNKGILKLMEGVENRKAQYRSYLGYCEPGGEPVTFEGIWHVDVSFEEEGTMGFGYDPITNYRKYPIGEMEVEQKNEVSHRRRALLGFREWYLEKIKQ; encoded by the coding sequence ATGGAAAGACCTAAACTTTATTTCGTCACCACTAACGCAGGAAAATTCAGGGAAGCAGAACATCTTTTTAAAGAAAATTTCGACGTCGAACAGGTCAACATGCCGTACCCCGAGCTCCAGGATAACGACCTCGGAAAGATCGCCGCTTACGGCGCAAAATATTGCGCGGAAGAACTAAAGAAGCCTGTCATGGTCGAAGATTCGGGACTATTCATCGATGCGTTGAACGGGTTCCCGGGGCCGTATTCATCATATGTGCAAAAGACCGTCGGAAATAAGGGCATCTTAAAGCTGATGGAAGGCGTCGAGAACCGTAAAGCGCAATACCGCTCCTACCTGGGATACTGTGAGCCCGGCGGAGAGCCGGTGACCTTCGAAGGCATATGGCATGTGGATGTGTCATTCGAGGAGGAAGGGACGATGGGGTTCGGATACGACCCGATAACAAATTACAGAAAATATCCGATAGGGGAAATGGAAGTCGAGCAGAAGAACGAGGTCAGCCACAGGAGGCGCGCACTTCTTGGATTCCGGGAATGGTATCTGGAAAAGATAAAACAGTAA